From the Hordeum vulgare subsp. vulgare chromosome 1H, MorexV3_pseudomolecules_assembly, whole genome shotgun sequence genome, the window GGTAGACGAAGGGGCTGTGGGAAGAAAGATGTGGAATGTAGCCTTTCGCTAGAGTTGAGGTTGCAATGGAAGAGTGGTGCGTGAGCCCCAAAAAGAAATGTTTCATGCCAGAGAGGAAGTTGACACGAGTTAGACATCAATCAATGGGTTTCGGGAAATGTGTTTTGAAAAATAATAATTGAAAAATGCTATTAGAAGCCAGGTGATATGACACTCGCATCGTTTGGGCGCATGGTCGTTGTATCGAAGCGAGATCACTCGTGGCCTACCACTTCATCCTTGTGGTAACCACTCACGTGTTGAATGACGACAACATTGGGTAATAAGGCAACGGCGGTATACGGTGGCgcaatgccgatgatgttgtCTGGCGACTGCTGCAATGTTGGCATTGTTGTGTGGCGGCTACTACAACATTGACGATGTTGCCCAGTGACGATGGCAATACCGATGTCATTGAGATGGCATTGTGCAACATGGATTTTGTTGGGTAGCGGTGAATGAAATGCCAATGACGTTACGATGGGTCATGACAACTGAAAAGGAATGATGTTGCGTAGCGGCAAATGCAATGGCATCGACGTTGTGCTCGGCCGACGACAAATCAGCGACACTAACTACCGCAAACAATGATGATGTAGGTTGGCCATGAACACAATAGCAGGAATCTTACAATGTCATTCCGGCGTTGCGCATCAAGGCTTTCGACAACTTTAGTGGGCTTTTATTGTGGCGGTGGTTCGTCCTAACAACATCGCGCGTCATGGCTTGCAGCAGAGGTGGCGACCCCTTGTAATATGACCAGACGCGAGATCGCACGGTCATTGCATCATGAATCGTGCTGAATACATCTTACGGTTCCCTCGCTGACGACCTCCACCTCACAGCACATGCGGTCGCTACTCACAATACCGCTCACCAAATCGCTCATGCTCCAATAGCACTGGCTTGCAACATGGCGACACTCCTGTAGCAAGGTTCACAACATCGGCTTGTAGCATGCCTTGCCACATGGTGGCACTCGTTGCACAATAGAGATGCACCCACCGCATTGGCGTCACCCCTGTGGCATAGCATCACTCCTGCAACATGGTGACGCACCGCGTAGCACCAGCTTGCAGCACACCTTGCAGCATGGCGGTAGACCATCGTATCACGATGGCTGCCTCACAACAGTTGCTAGCAGTACAATCGACGTCCTCACTACACCTACTCGCAACATCACAACCGCTTGTCGCGACACTTCTAGGATCAACTCCGTGACCTCGTTACAACAACAGTTGGTGCTGCCTCATAGTATCCATATGGATTATTGAAAGGTAGACGAAGGGGAGGGTCTGGGAAAAAGATATGGAATGTAGCCTTTAGCTAGAGTCGCCATGGAAGAGTGGTGAGTGAGCCCCAAAAACAAATGTTTCATGCTAGAGAGGAATTTGACACGACCTAGACATCAATCAGTGGGTTTCGAGAAATGTGttttgaaaataatatttgaaaaattcttTTAGAAGCTAGCTGATACGACACTCGCATCATTTGGGCACATGGTCGTGATATCGAAGTGAGATCATGTGTTACTGGCATACCACTTCATCCTTGTGGTAACCGCTCACGTGTTGAATGACAACAACATTGGGTAATGCGGCAACGGTGGCCTACGATGGCGCAATGCTAATGATGTTGTGTGGCGACTACTGCAACACTGTGTTGTTGTGTGTGGCGGCTACTGTAACGTTTGCGATGTTGTCCGGTGACGATGGCAACACCGATGTCATTGAGATGGCATTGTGCAACATGGATTTTTGTTGCGTCGCAACGAATGAAACAACGATGACGTTACAACGGGTCATGACAACTACAATGGAACAATGTTGCGTAGCGACGAATGCAATGGCATCAGCGTTGCGGTGGGTCGACGACACATCAGTGACTACAACAAACAATGGTGATGTAGGGTGGCGATGAACACAATAACTGGAATCTTGCAATGCCGCGAGGCTGCGATGACCACACATGGCAGATTTGATGGCTTGCGCAAAAAATCAGTCTGCTCGCGCCTAGTGCCGGCTAAAAAAATATGTGGCTACTAAAATATAGGTTCATGTTTTATGATTTGCTTGGTTGGTTTAAATGAAAGAACAGTGATGCCATTTTTTGTCAATAAAATGAGCAGCTAGCTAAAACTAGCTAGTGTATTATAGCAATATACAGTGTCACGTGGAGCAATGAACAGTCAAAACAAATATGGGCGGCATGCACCAACCAGGTGAAAAGGGCACATCCCTGTGTGAACACTCTGCAGCTCACCCGCAAGTAAATCACGATAGCCGTCATCAGACGGTGCAGCGCGCGCGTAAAATCAGCTGGTTGATTATAATTTTTTTTCCTTGTGGGTGGTTTGGCTACAAGTAGTTTGCCATATTTTTTTTTGCCACATTTACCTATTCTTAACGCACACATTTTTATCCATACTTTGAGGTACCTTACAGAATCTTTTCATGCTTTTTTGCTTGTATAAGACTTTCCCCTTTCTTTGTAAAGGAGTTTGAAACCCTCACGGGCTCTGCATCATCAAATACGAACACATTCACCTTTGTTGAAATTAAGTTGATGTAAGGCAACGAGATCATAATCATCAACAAGACAAAACATAGATAACTATAACAAAACCATTAAGAGTTTGAATATAACACCAATGACTAAGTCGACTTCTTCTGAAGCAAAGCCCTTATGAAGAAATAAACGCCCTCACATCACCGTCATCTGATTCGTCAAAAATGGCCAAGAGAATGATTTACATCCCGATTTTTGTGACCAACCACCACAGGCCAACACGTCAGCAAGAAGACTACATCTTCAATAAGGAAACACCATAAATTTCTCATTGTAGAGCCAATAAATCAATGCCAGAACATGAGTTTTCATCCTGGACAAGAAGAGGTGTTCCATACCATCTTTATGACAGATCTTTTGGGTACTCAAAAGCCCAACCACCCAGGTCGCTCTCTCGGGCGACttcggaggtccccgccgccactTTCCAGCCAGACTAGCTTGGGGCGGCTAGCTTGGGGCCGACGGTGGCGTGTGCTTTTTCATGTGTTTCTCTTCGACTGTCCTTCGTGTGGTCTTCGTCCTGTTGGCATGCTTAAGACCCTCACATGGTTGTCGTTGTGATGCGACGAACTTCAGGCTCTTGGTGTTGTCTTGGCTCACCTTTGCTCAATGACGACGCAATGATGCCTTCCCAACCTGCTAATCGTTTCGACTGCCCATGGAGGATCTCCTAGTCAAGGTTCATGTTAAGGTTTGGCACTCGTTGATTATGGTTGATCCTCTGTTGTGCCATGGGCCTCGGTACGCACGCCGGTGTGGTGCGTTAGGTTGTTTGCAGAGTCTTAGTATTGTGATCTTTTGACATTATCCCATATCTAATTGTGTCTCTTGTGGTGTTGGTCTTCTGCCTGCTATCTAGGTCATGTCTTCTCCTGGGTGACAATTTTTCTCATCTTCTATAACAAGGTTACATTTATGGCTTTCGGCCCGGTTTCCCTCATAAACGGGGTCAACTTGTTTAGATTTTCGATCCGATTTTCCTTATAAACTGGATCAGCCAAAGCTCAAGGGGTGACTTTTGGCTATGACAGTTTTTTCAGTAATATATTCACGTGGGGATCCTCTTCCCCCTGACCGTTAAAAAAACAGATATTTTGGTAGTCACACTAGTTTGTACTCCACTCTAGGGCAAAATGGCGCTAGCGGATAGGTGAGATCCCGCCAAAGATCACCGCCCTGCCAACGAGGGGGTTGTCCATGTTGCAGTGTGGATTTGGCCGCTGGCATTCCAGACATGTGAGAACCGACTAGCAACATCAGCCATGACGCTAAGGTCGTTGCGCCCCACCAGCGACAAAAAAGTTATGTTTTGTCACGAAAAAGGTaatttgactaggtgcagctctcaaCCAAACACCAACCTAACTCACCAGACTCGACTAAAAATGGTATATCAAAGTATGTCGAAGAACCAAACAACCCATAAATTGCTGCAGACGGAATTATAAATTCATGAAGACACTTTATCCTTTCTCATGTCTTGGCCACAACAATTACACAAATCTTGTATTGAAACTCATCAACTTTATTATCAATAACAAAATACTTTGTTGGTTACAACTATAGGTTGTAAAATGTGGAGGTGATTACGCACCGGATGGTACATGGAGACACACGGCTTGCAAGCAGATCAGGGGCATTTAGGCTTGCCTTCCTGGGTCTTCAAGTTGTTGTAGCATGGGCATTCTTCCTTGTTGCCCTCTGTGCCAGAAGGAACACACAGGCACCTTTGACAGCAGTAGTTACAAAAGAAATTGCATGGTTTCTTGTGTGATGTAGCTGAACAACGGATCTCGCATTTCGCTGGGCAGTCTGTTCATCATGTGTGGCAAAAAAATCAAATAAAGACTGGAAGTTATATTTGAACGTTTTTTATAATGACACCATTGTACATATGTCTTTTTATGCTTCAACAAAAAAGGTTACATGTCATTCATCCTAGAATTTTTCATGTTTCGTGCTATATCTGAAAAATGATTTCTTAATTTTACAATGAAATTATAATGATTAACATATATGGACTTATAATTTTTGTGTAGAATGATTTGACAAACGTGAACTTATATTTGTTACCTGCTAAGGAAACATACTCTTCTGCGCCAGCCTTGATCAGAAATTGAAATACCAAACATCAGTATTTTGATACAAGTATGACATAATGGTTTGCAACGTATTTACAGTTTAACCGAAGTCATGAAAACAATACACTGAACTTACCGGTTGGTATGATCTGACATTCATGCTTCCAGAGACTTCAGCCTAAAAATTGATTTTCACTAATGTTTAAGCATATGTTTGCAGCAAACAAGGATTTGATATAGAGAGAggtagagggggagggagagggagagggagagggagagagagggagagggagagtaccACGAAGAATAGTGCAAGCAAGAAAGTAATGGAAAGAGTGCATGCAACACAACCCATTCTTCTTAGTTGCAGTGGTATGCAGTGAAGATGTGATCCTGGGGAAACTTGGTGACCTAGCTATATATAATATCTAAATATGATATATCGGGATGCATTTTAGATTCCAATTTTAACTGACAATTAAGATAAAATCGTCCAAAATATGATACTACTATTATTGCCCAAATTATTTGTAGTATAATATAATTGTTCGATGATTATAAAGCATTTAATATATGGATACCCAAATCCAAATTTATCAAGTCTAATATACAAGAAAAGATAATTGAATGATCCAGAAGGATTTAATCTTGGGGATACCTGTTCGTGACCTAGCTCTATAGTACATTAAATACAATatatttatatgcattgtagattCCAATTTTAATTCGCAATCAAAATAAAATAATCCAAAATGTGACATTAGTGTTCCCCAAATTGTCTTAAtttggtgattaaagcatttagtGGATGGATACCAAATCTAATTTAGCAAGTCCGATATACAAGAAAATATAACTATACAATCCAAAAGTATCCACAATGCGATATATTTAGCTTGCGCAACGACCTACCCAAATGATAAATATCACACGTATGGCAGGAATTCCTGCCCTGACATTTTTTACAACTAAAGTTTCatccgaaaaagaaaaaaaacattaaAAAAAACTTGCCATCCCAAAAAAAGCTGTCATCATTGCGTCACTAAACTTGTGATAAAAAAGTTTGAATTTGCCATGTGTTCGTATCACACGTATAGCATTTTTCAAGGTCCTCATGTTCAAACCTAGCAAAGGAATCCGGTCTGTTCAGTAGTACTCCACATCCCACAACTCATATTGGGCGCCAGCAGCTCACGATGGAAATGAAAATCCAGCAGCATTTTTTGCAACATCCTCTCTGTAGCTAAAAATATTTTTGCAACATTTTTTATGTTGCAAAACTTTCTTCAGTAGTACCTGTATAAAggtgaaaaatatttttttgcaacatTAGCTCTCTTGCAGAAAACTTTCTACAACAATATCTCTGTTGCAAAAATTCTGCAACATGAACTCGGTTGCAAACGGCCGAGCGCAACATCATCCTTGTTACAAAGCTCGCAGATGAATCTGACGGTTCCCCATGTTGAATCCTATGTCTCGCCAGGGGATGGATCTTTTAAAAAGATTTTTCGGCCAACGCGTAGCATTACCTTAAAAAAGCAAACTTTTTTAATTTGTGATTTTTTCAACTCCATGAACCTTTTTGAATTCatgatttctatttttttttgaacatatttttaCTCATGGTTTTCTTTGAAAACATGTAAAACTTTTCAAATTCATGCACTTTTCTGAATTCATGAAATTTTTTCAAGTTATGAAACTTATctgaaattcatgaacttttttctcACCATTTTTTAAACTCATGTTTTTTCCAATTCATAAGGTCTGAAAGACAATGGTCAAAGGTCACGTCCAGGGCCGGGCCTACAGTGGTGTGAAAAGTACGGTCTGCACAGGGCCCAAAATTTTGGAGGGCCCAATTTTTCATATAGGCCCAgtacaaaaaagaaaaaataaacttAGCGCTATTAGGCCTTGTGGCACTGGAGTTGGGCTGAAGACTGGATCGCTACAGCCTAGAGGGGTGGATCGAGCGCACTCCTCGACTCCTCATCATGCCGCTACACAGATCAGGATTCCTTACAAGATCGGGATCGGGCAACTGGCGCAGCAGGGACTCTCGAATCGATCGTGGCCAAGAACTGAAGAATCGTCGCCTCCTCTCATGGCTCGCACCCTCGTCTCTTCGCCCGCGCCCCGTGCCCCACGCCCTCCGTCTCGAACTCTCGGTAAGGAGCCGCCAACCAGCCCCGACGAGCAGCCAGCCATGGAGTCCGCCCTCGTCTCCGGTCTTCTGGCCTCGTCCCTTCTCAATCGTTATTACTCATTAAATCAGTCGGATCATCGGAATTCGCtgccttcctcccttctctcttaAAATTTAAACTCGTTGACATCGTCTTGTCGGATTGCTCGATGACTGACTCCTCCAGCCTCTAGGTGTTTATCGAGTCTTTCTTTTCGCTTAACTTCGGTTTCGACTCCTAAGTTTTAATTCCTATTTTCTAATTAATTATTAGCGAGGATGGGTATGACGTTTTTATATATTCAATATGTAAGACATTATGTTATATAATTATAACTTTTCtgtaatatatatatgtatataatatGGCCGCTGCTACAAATCAGCCGGCTGATCTGTACGCGGGATCAGCCGGCTGCCTAGCCACCCGATCAATCTATAAATTTACTTTGCGAGCCGTCCGATTGTCCCAATCAGTCAGCATGTTTTTTTATTCGTGTGGGTGCTAAGGCTACGGCGCAATGTTTCACATGTTACGTGCATCACAAAGCTAGCTAGTCACTTCATTGCAGCAACCTCGCATGAACCAAGTACATACTTCTAATTCAGTCAACTGTCAAGCCATTCATGCTGATTATAAATTGTAAAGAAAGTTAGCTACAATGCAGCATCTTTTTTTTGCCTCTTTTATGCGTCAATAAGTATTTACGCTCGTGCATATATCCAATCATTTACGGGCCGGTGTTGCCACTGCGCCATGCTGCGACAATCATCGAAGTGTTGTGTGCCAGTGCTGTGAGAGCGCCGCCATGCTATTAGTTGGTGCTTTCATGATGACGTCGTGTTGCGAGCCGATACTACAACGACGTTACCATACTGCGAGCAACCATGATTGCAAGCCGGTTCTCCGAGGGCACTGCCGCGTTACAAGCCCAAGCTACAACGACACCAACATGTTGCGAAGTGGTGTTGCAACAACGTCATTGCGCCACAAGCGGCCATGATTGTGAGTTGGTGTTGCGACAATGCCACTCTGCCGCGAGCGGACATGATTGTGAGCCGGTGCTGTGAGGGTGTCGCCGTGCTACGAGCCGGTGCTGCGACATGCAACCTTGCTACAAGAGTCCATGATTGCAAGCCGGTGCTGCAAGGGTGTCGCAGTGCTACAAGCCGGTGCTGCGAGATGCAACCATGCTACGAGAGTCCATATTGCAAGCCGGTGTTGCAAGGGTGCCGCCGTGCTATGAGCCGGTGATGCGACGACGTTGTCGTGCTGCCAGTAGCCATGATTGTGAGCCGGTGCTGCGACGACGCAACCGTGCTGTGAGCGGCCATGATTGCAAGCCGGTGTTGCGAGGGTGCCACCGTGCTACGTGCCAGTGCTACGACGACTCCATCGTGCTACAAGTCGGTGCTACGACGACGCTGTCATGGTGCGAGTAGCCATGATTGCGAGCCGGTGTTGCGATGGCGCCGTTGTGTTATGAGCCTTGCTGCGACGACACCATTGTTTTACGAGTGGCCATTATTGCGAGCCGGTTTTGTGATGGCGCCCTCGTGTTATGAGCCGGTGCTGCGATGGCGTCGTCGTGTTATGAGCCGGTGCTACGACGACGCCATTGTGTTGCGAGTGGCCATGATTGCGAGCCGGTTTTGTGATCGCGCCCTCGTGTTATGATCCGGTGCTGTGATGGCGTCGTCGTGTTATGAGCCGGTGCTGCGACGACGCCATTGTGTTGCGAGTGTCCATGATTGCGAGCCAGTGCTGTGAGGGCGCTGTCGTGTTATGATTCACTGCTCCGACGACACCATTGTGTTGCGAGTGGCCACGGTTGCGAGCCGGTTTTGTGATGGCGCCCTCGTGTTATGAGCCGGTGATGCGATGGCGTCGTCGTGTTATGAGCCAGTGCTGCGACGACACCATTGTGTTGCGAGTGGCCATGATTGCGAGCCGGTTTTGTGATGGCGCCCTCGTGTTATGAGCCGGTGCTACGATGGCGTCGTCGTGTTATGAGCGGGTGCTGCGACGACGCCATTGTGTTGCGAGTGTCCATGTTTGCGAGCCGGTGCTGTGAGGGCGCCGTCGTGTTATGATTCACTACTCCGACGACACCATTGTGTTGCGAGTGGCCATGGTTGCGAGCCGATGTTTCGAGTCGGTGTTGTGATGATGGCGTCGTGCTGCGAGTAGCCATGATTGCGAGCCAGTGCTGCGATGGCACCGTCGTGTTATCAGCCGGTGTTGCGACGACGCCATTATGTTGCGAATGTCCATGATTGCGAGCCGGTGCTGTGAGGGCGCCGTCGTGTTATGAGTCGGTGCTCCGACGACACCATTGTGTTGTGAGTGGCCATGGTTGCGAGCCGGTGTTTCCAATCCGTGTTGTGATGATGGCGTCGTGCTGCGAGCCAGTGTTGCGATGACACCACCATGTGACGAGCGACCATCATTGTGAGCCAATGTTGTCAGCCGGTGTTGCGACGATGTCGTCATGCTGTGAACTGGTGTTGGGACGATGCCACAATGTCGCGGGCGGTCATGGTTGTGAGCTCATGCTGCAATGACACCATCGTGTCATGAGCGGCCATGATTATTAGTTGGTGCTTGGGTGATGCGAGGGTGCCTCCGTACTACAAGCCCGAGTTGCGACACCATCGCCGTGTTGTGAGTTAATGCTGCGACGACGCCATCGTGCTACGAGCGGTCATGATTATAAGCCGGTTGCTGCCATCGTGTTGCGATGCCGTTGTCGTGTTGTGATCCGATGATGTGATAATACCATCATAATATGAGCGGTCATGATTACAAACTGATGTTGTGTTGTGAGTCGATGTTGTGACAATGCCATCGAATGTTGCGGTGTCACTGCCTTGCTAGGTCAGCCGTCAACATGTTGTGACGGCACGCCGTGCAGCAAACCCATGCTACGATGACCATCAACGTGCACACATCCGAGCACATATGTCTCGTAAATATTAGCACATCTAAATATCTAATGTAGGACTACTAGCTATAGTACAATTGATGCATGGCAAAAATTCAGCCATGCATTAACAATACGTACTGTAAGTGACATGCAACAGTTTACCCAAAATAGTGGCATGCAGCGGGGGCACAAACAGTGGCACGCAACAGTTTAGCCGAAAAAAGTCCGCCTCAAGACGAACACTTTGCTTAAAAGAAATGAAAGTAAGCAGCTATGGGGTCCCACCTGGACACGTGGTTCACTCGGAAGGAGGCTGATGTACGGGCATAATCAACCGGTGGATTTTAAACGTTTTCCATATAATATAGTAATTCTTTAgtttatattttttataaaataggaCCTTATTTTTAAATTTCGCATAGGGTTCTGGATTTTGTAGGGCCGGCCCTGATGACGTCAGCGGTCAAGCGCGAGCTCTATGGGCCGCGGTCTGCTAAGCTGGCGTGCGCGCACCACATTCCTGGTTGTCGCTATAGGCACCAATTAGCAGCAGCTAGCGATCGTTCTACACAGGAGCTTCTCCGGAATCATTAGTTATTGGTTACCCCTTCAAAGGCCAGTCTCATCTTCTCATCACAATTGGCCAGTTTTTTTTTCAGTAGATTTGTTTATTTAAAACATTTTATCTTTTTAACCATGTGTTCAAATCCTGAGCGTTTTAATTATTGGATTTCTTGTATCGAGATCTTAAAAATAGATTTCATGTTAACAGATTTCAACGAACTTTTTTGCATAAAAatatggaagaaaaatcaaaacaGGGCTCGttgttatttttcttcttttcttttcgaaAAGCACAATTGTGCTTATCACGGAAGCAAATTAATGCCTCCGCAAGAAGCAAATTTTTGCTTCATATGAAAGCCCATTTTTTTCATTGATAAGCACCGTTGTGCTTGTGCCTTCGGAAAAAGCATATATGTGCTTCTTg encodes:
- the LOC123418629 gene encoding gibberellin-regulated protein 5-like; protein product: MGCVACTLSITFLLALFFVAEVSGSMNVRSYQPAGAEEYVSLADCPAKCEIRCSATSHKKPCNFFCNYCCQRCLCVPSGTEGNKEECPCYNNLKTQEGKPKCP